The DNA segment CCCTGCCCGAGCGAACCCGTCTCTTGCGGCTCTGTGCTGCCCACCGCACCTGGATGGCTAGTATCCCAACTGCTTATCGACCACCCCGAGTAGCGGCTCGCCAACTTGGGCACGGCGCAGGTTCTCGCAGAAGCGGGCGAGATTGCGGGGAGCGCGGAGTTGGCTGGCACCGGCAGTATGCGGCGTCATGACAACGTTATCGAGGGTCCACAACGGATGCTCCGCTGGCAACGGTTCGAGTGGGGCCACATCGAGCCCGGCCCCGCCGCAGCGTCCGTCTTGTAACGCACGCACCAGCGCGTCACCGTCGATGATCTCTCCACGGGTCACATTGACGAGCAACGCTCCACGCTTCATCTGGGTAAAGGCGGCATCGTTGAGCAGATTCCGGGTCTGCGCCGTCAGCGGACAACACACGGCTACCACATCCGAAGCGGCCAACAGTTCGGGCAATCGATCCGGCCTCCACACTTCACGCACACCGTCCGACGGGGGCACCGGCCACTCGTCGAGAGCGAGCACGTGCATACCGAACGCCACCGCTCTCCGCGCCATGGCGCGCCCGGTGCCGCCCAGGCCGATAATGCCCATGGTCAGCCCTTCCAGCTCCAGCTCCTTGCGGCGCATGGTTTCACGCGCTTGCCAACTCGCCGAACCAAGGCGAATGGAAGTTGCAATCTGTCGGGTGAGCGCCAGCAGCAAACCGAACCCGGTATCCGCCAAATGTCCGCCGACCAAACCTTTCTCGCCCGTCAAGACAACAGCGGAGTCGCGCATCGCCGGGTAAAGGAACATATCCACACCCGAAGCGATAGCATGCACCCAGCGCAGGCGCGGCGCGGCACGGAACAAGGCTTCGGGAATAAAACCGAGAATGACCTCGACTTCAGCCGCCAGGGCGATCGCCTCGCGCACCTGAGACGCCACGCGAATCGTCGAGCCGGGCACCGCCGAGGCGCGAATTTTTCCCAGATCGTCTTCCGCTACTTCGGGCAAGGTGAGCCCAAGCAACACCAGGATATTCGTCGGTCTATCCAGCCGCAAATCAGTCATACGCAGAACGCCTCCTTTACGCGGATCGAATCGTACACCGTCTGCCTTAAACTAGAAAGCACAACATTCGTACACTTTACGACGTAGCTGCCCAGTATTGTCATTCTAAGCGTAGCGAAGAATCTCGCTGCAAGACCCTTCACGGAGTTTATCCTGAGCGAAGTCGAAGGGCTTAGGGTGACAATAAAATAGGGGCGAGGCATGCCGCGCCCCAGGGGTTGCCGTGGCGAGCCGTTTCCCGGACGATGTAAGGACTTTGGTCAGTAAGCAGTAGAGAAAAAGACGAAAAGCAAAGGGCAAAAATCCCCAATCCCCAACCCCTAATCCACAATCTCTAGATTCTGGTTCACCGAAGGCTTTGATACCAAGGACCTCAAAGAGGCGAAGGCGTTGTTAGAAAGGCTGGCATGAAAGGACACCTGTGAGTCTACAAGATCCCGCGCTGTTCCAGGTTTCGACGCGATTAGGGTTCTCCGTGGGGACTACCGCAGACTATTGGGCGTTGATCGAAGCAAAGCATCCCAAGTTACGTGGGCGGATACAGGAGGTGGTGCAGGTTCTGATCGCCCCGGAGGAGGTTCGCCGAAGTCGCCATGATCCCTTGGGGTATTTGTTCTACCGTGCAGACTAGCGTCGTCACCTGTGCGCCATCGTCAAACGTGTCAACGGCGAGGGGTTTCTTGTCACTGTCTATCCCTGCGATAAGATCAAAGAAAGAGATGTCATATGGCCCAAGTTAAAGTGATCCATGATCCAGTCGGAGAGACCCTGACCGTGTACTGGGACGATCCGGAACGCGGAGAAGTATG comes from the Deltaproteobacteria bacterium genome and includes:
- a CDS encoding D-2-hydroxyacid dehydrogenase yields the protein MTDLRLDRPTNILVLLGLTLPEVAEDDLGKIRASAVPGSTIRVASQVREAIALAAEVEVILGFIPEALFRAAPRLRWVHAIASGVDMFLYPAMRDSAVVLTGEKGLVGGHLADTGFGLLLALTRQIATSIRLGSASWQARETMRRKELELEGLTMGIIGLGGTGRAMARRAVAFGMHVLALDEWPVPPSDGVREVWRPDRLPELLAASDVVAVCCPLTAQTRNLLNDAAFTQMKRGALLVNVTRGEIIDGDALVRALQDGRCGGAGLDVAPLEPLPAEHPLWTLDNVVMTPHTAGASQLRAPRNLARFCENLRRAQVGEPLLGVVDKQLGY